The Leptospirales bacterium genome includes a window with the following:
- a CDS encoding AMP-binding protein has protein sequence MEKESLYHLVRDTVATFAERPIYWVKPDGQNFQAVSYFGWRADMKRFSAFLLHKLNLQHGEPVALLCDNRYEWNLICLGIDTVGGVDVPRGCDATAGDIKYILNHTESAIVVVEHERMFRQILDLLSELPHVKHILSIEPPERHKKLEDSKQKLGKVKLHFMTDALAIGEELIEQHGESLLKKRGEQIRPHDLATIIYTSGTTGSPKGVMLDHRAFCWEVSQVQTATPLEERDRVVIFLPPWHIAERLLELTLLACGASMAPSSVIHLAHDLAAIKPTALVSVPRVWEGLYKRVFDNVRKADEKKQRLFNFALDVALTYTDALDTLLDRFAETEEEKPVDRALRKGIAIGLLIPYSVLNIVAQLILKKVRETLGGRIRFAISGAGAIPEHVAVFFRAVGIPILDGYGMTETTGVAALGELPWPKRGAVGKPLPGVQIQLRDETGRVVARPGVKGILWHKGPHVMKGYFKAPDKTAEVMKDGWLNSGDVFMWTQSGEVKFAGRAKDTIVLAGGENVEPGPIEMKLLESDFIGHCMVIGQDRKTLGALIVPNWDRVAERLKEQGKSPPEDRGQWAHNADIKRLFAEVVKEKVSAQSGFKAFERLSGISILHRDFEKGREMTETMKVKRNVVQDLYHKEIDAIYSHESD, from the coding sequence ATGGAGAAAGAGTCGCTTTACCACCTGGTGCGCGATACGGTGGCAACCTTTGCTGAGCGTCCAATCTACTGGGTAAAGCCGGACGGGCAGAATTTTCAAGCTGTCTCCTACTTCGGCTGGCGGGCCGACATGAAGCGCTTTAGCGCTTTCCTGCTGCACAAGTTAAATCTGCAGCACGGCGAGCCGGTCGCTTTACTCTGCGACAATCGCTACGAATGGAATCTGATTTGCCTGGGGATTGATACCGTTGGCGGCGTGGACGTGCCGCGCGGATGCGACGCAACCGCCGGCGATATCAAATACATCCTGAATCACACCGAAAGCGCCATTGTAGTCGTTGAGCATGAGCGAATGTTCAGGCAAATCCTGGATCTGCTTTCAGAACTGCCGCATGTAAAGCATATCCTTTCCATCGAACCGCCGGAGCGACACAAGAAGCTGGAAGACAGCAAGCAAAAGCTGGGCAAGGTCAAGCTGCACTTCATGACCGACGCCCTGGCAATTGGCGAAGAGTTGATCGAGCAGCACGGCGAGAGTCTGCTGAAGAAACGCGGCGAGCAGATTCGTCCGCATGATCTGGCCACCATTATCTACACCAGCGGCACTACCGGCTCGCCCAAAGGCGTAATGCTTGATCACCGCGCCTTCTGCTGGGAGGTCTCGCAGGTTCAGACTGCCACGCCGCTGGAGGAACGCGACCGCGTAGTGATATTCTTGCCGCCCTGGCACATTGCTGAGCGCCTGCTGGAGCTGACGCTGCTGGCCTGTGGCGCAAGCATGGCGCCTTCTTCAGTCATCCATCTGGCTCACGACCTGGCGGCCATCAAGCCGACCGCTCTGGTATCGGTGCCGCGCGTCTGGGAGGGCCTTTACAAGCGCGTTTTTGACAACGTACGCAAAGCGGACGAGAAGAAGCAGCGACTCTTCAATTTTGCGCTGGATGTGGCCCTGACTTACACCGACGCCCTGGATACGCTGCTCGATCGTTTTGCCGAGACCGAAGAGGAAAAGCCTGTCGATCGAGCGTTGCGCAAAGGAATTGCCATTGGACTCTTGATTCCCTATTCGGTACTGAACATCGTCGCCCAGTTGATCCTCAAGAAGGTGCGCGAGACGCTGGGCGGACGCATTCGCTTTGCCATTTCCGGCGCCGGTGCAATCCCGGAACATGTTGCCGTCTTCTTCCGCGCCGTTGGCATACCGATTCTCGACGGTTATGGAATGACCGAGACAACCGGCGTGGCGGCGCTTGGCGAACTTCCCTGGCCCAAGCGCGGAGCGGTAGGCAAACCTCTGCCCGGAGTGCAAATTCAGTTGCGCGATGAAACGGGCCGCGTTGTAGCCCGGCCTGGCGTCAAAGGCATCCTCTGGCATAAAGGACCGCACGTGATGAAGGGCTACTTCAAGGCCCCGGACAAGACGGCCGAAGTTATGAAGGACGGATGGTTGAATTCAGGGGACGTCTTCATGTGGACCCAGAGCGGCGAGGTCAAGTTCGCCGGTCGCGCCAAGGATACCATTGTGCTTGCTGGCGGAGAAAATGTGGAGCCGGGTCCAATTGAGATGAAGCTGCTGGAGAGCGATTTTATCGGTCATTGCATGGTGATCGGTCAGGATCGCAAAACCCTTGGCGCATTGATTGTACCCAACTGGGATCGGGTGGCCGAACGATTGAAAGAGCAGGGCAAGAGTCCGCCGGAGGATCGCGGTCAGTGGGCCCACAACGCCGATATCAAGCGTCTTTTTGCGGAAGTGGTCAAAGAGAAGGTCTCAGCGCAAAGCGGCTTTAAGGCCTTTGAACGTCTTTCGGGTATTTCCATTCTCCACCGCGATTTCGAGAAGGGCAGGGAAATGACCGAGACAATGAAGGTAAAAAGAAACGTGGTTCAGGACCTCTACCACAAGGAAATTGACGCCATATACAGCCACGAATCCGATTGA
- a CDS encoding uracil-DNA glycosylase: protein MSEAGKEKLQMLSALQAEVAQCRKCQLCETRTQTVFGEGDANSAILFVGEGPGRQEDLSGRPFVGRAGELLTRIIEQGMGVPRQTVYIANIVKCRPTVDMKFEKDRAPAADETAACAPYLDRQIAIIKPRAIVALGGPSAKHLLATDVGITRLRGHWGERQGTPVMPTFHPSYVLRNGGDRSPLRREVWEDIKLVMRRVGWETP from the coding sequence ATGAGCGAAGCTGGAAAAGAAAAGCTGCAAATGCTTTCGGCCTTACAGGCCGAGGTTGCGCAATGTCGTAAGTGTCAGCTCTGCGAGACGCGGACCCAGACAGTGTTTGGCGAGGGCGATGCCAATTCGGCGATTCTTTTTGTGGGCGAGGGTCCAGGCCGTCAGGAAGATTTAAGCGGGCGTCCCTTTGTCGGCCGCGCTGGCGAATTGCTAACGCGCATTATTGAGCAGGGGATGGGCGTCCCGCGGCAGACGGTCTACATTGCAAATATTGTCAAATGTCGACCGACAGTGGATATGAAGTTCGAAAAGGATCGGGCCCCCGCCGCTGATGAAACCGCCGCTTGCGCGCCCTACCTGGATCGTCAGATTGCCATCATCAAACCGCGCGCCATCGTCGCCCTGGGCGGCCCATCAGCAAAGCATCTGCTGGCGACCGATGTTGGCATCACGCGTTTGCGCGGACACTGGGGCGAGCGGCAGGGCACGCCAGTCATGCCCACCTTCCACCCCAGCTACGTCTTACGCAATGGCGGCGATCGATCGCCCTTGCGTCGCGAAGTCTGGGAAGACATCAAGCTGGTGATGCGTCGCGTTGGCTGGGAGACGCCCTGA
- the purB gene encoding adenylosuccinate lyase: protein MIDRYSNPEIARLWELEYKFQVWVEIELAVCEAWQRRGVISAEDLAAIQKGARFQLPRILEIEAEVQHDVIAFLTNLRENIGPAGRFVHYGLTSSDVGDTALCVQMMRSAQILEQRLQSLIEAVRLQAIRHKDQTMIGRTHGIHGEPTTLGLKFAYFYAELQRDLARLQRAREEISVGKLSGAVGTFSNIDPDVEAEVCAALGLKPDPISTQVINRDRHAMFMAVLGVIAGGLERMAQEIRLLQKSEGRELEEPFASGQKGSSAMPHKRNPVICERICGLARVIQSNVQAAYRDMPLWHERDISHSSAERVILPDSIIALEYILGKMHYVIANLHVYPENMQRVLNHTRGLLFSQKLLLRLIDLGLEREQAYQCVQSASMDVWADPGLTLRDRIQRDAVAGPLLDKTALDELFQIGPYLRNVDAIFHRLGLIQA, encoded by the coding sequence ATGATCGATCGCTACTCCAATCCAGAAATTGCCCGTCTCTGGGAACTGGAATACAAGTTTCAGGTCTGGGTTGAAATCGAGCTGGCGGTCTGCGAGGCCTGGCAGCGACGCGGCGTGATCAGCGCCGAAGATCTTGCCGCAATTCAAAAGGGAGCGCGCTTTCAGCTGCCGCGCATCCTGGAAATCGAAGCCGAGGTGCAGCACGATGTAATTGCCTTCCTGACCAATTTGCGCGAAAACATTGGACCGGCCGGCCGTTTTGTGCACTACGGTCTGACCAGTTCCGACGTCGGCGACACGGCGCTTTGTGTTCAGATGATGCGTTCCGCGCAAATTCTGGAACAACGTTTGCAGTCTCTGATCGAGGCGGTGCGCCTGCAGGCCATTCGCCACAAAGATCAAACGATGATTGGTCGTACGCACGGCATCCATGGCGAGCCGACGACGCTGGGGTTGAAGTTTGCCTACTTTTACGCGGAGCTGCAGCGCGATCTGGCCAGATTGCAGCGGGCGCGCGAAGAAATTTCTGTCGGCAAACTTTCCGGCGCTGTCGGAACATTTTCCAATATCGATCCGGATGTTGAGGCCGAGGTCTGCGCAGCGCTTGGCCTGAAGCCGGATCCGATCAGCACTCAGGTAATCAATCGCGACCGCCATGCGATGTTCATGGCCGTGCTGGGGGTTATCGCCGGCGGCCTGGAAAGGATGGCCCAGGAGATTCGACTGCTGCAGAAATCCGAAGGCCGGGAGCTTGAGGAGCCTTTTGCCAGCGGTCAAAAAGGGTCGAGCGCCATGCCGCACAAGCGCAATCCGGTAATCTGCGAACGAATCTGCGGCCTGGCGCGCGTGATTCAGTCCAATGTGCAAGCCGCCTACCGTGATATGCCGCTGTGGCACGAGCGAGATATCTCACACTCCTCTGCCGAGCGGGTAATCCTGCCGGACAGCATCATTGCCCTGGAATACATCCTTGGCAAGATGCACTACGTCATTGCCAACCTGCATGTGTATCCAGAAAATATGCAGCGTGTACTCAACCACACGCGCGGACTGCTCTTTTCTCAAAAGTTGTTGCTGCGACTGATTGACCTGGGCCTGGAACGCGAACAGGCCTACCAGTGTGTGCAGTCCGCGTCGATGGATGTATGGGCCGATCCCGGCCTGACACTGCGCGATCGTATCCAGCGTGATGCGGTCGCCGGCCCCCTGCTGGATAAGACCGCACTTGATGAGCTGTTTCAAATTGGCCCCTATTTGCGCAATGTGGACGCCATTTTCCATCGGCTTGGCCTGATTCAGGCCTGA
- a CDS encoding UDP-N-acetylmuramate--alanine ligase produces the protein MRIHLIGIGGVAMGNLAAMLRDLGHQVSGSDKALYPPMSDRLKDWKIEARPFGESNLKGAELVVVGNAVSRGNIEVETMLNLGLPYLSMPQALREFALKDKQVVVIAGTHGKTTTTFLVDHVLAHGKEGKPGLFAGGVRADGMDGFRISPRSPYFVIEGDEYDTAFFDRGPKFLHYRPRFLALTAIEYDHADIYPDEASYMQSYQRLLRLIPSQGLVVACASDAGVRAALDHYDLAPVEWYASKEFAALKQKLSPHGKVQTFTRVGRSVSFDFPGRLERFALIGAHNTGNALAAALIGRQVGVPQEKIREALVSFPGVLRRQQVRVETDRSKGAGGPVTFIEDFAHHPTAVAATIAALREAYPGRRVHALFEPRSASSHRSVFHKQYATAFAQADSAYLCDVFDRNKVEAGLRLDVKKLVADIKTQSAKRGKAARGFEAQFARDPDALVEVFRKRFKPSADGDVVVAMSNGAFGGIYKKVDEFIRGV, from the coding sequence ATGCGCATCCATCTGATAGGCATTGGCGGCGTGGCAATGGGCAATCTGGCCGCCATGCTGCGCGATCTGGGACATCAGGTCAGCGGATCGGACAAGGCGCTGTACCCGCCGATGTCCGATCGGCTCAAGGATTGGAAGATCGAGGCGCGCCCCTTTGGCGAGTCCAACCTGAAGGGCGCCGAGCTGGTAGTGGTTGGCAATGCCGTCTCTCGCGGCAATATCGAGGTAGAGACCATGCTCAATCTGGGGCTGCCCTATTTGAGCATGCCCCAGGCCTTGCGCGAGTTCGCCCTCAAGGACAAGCAGGTGGTGGTCATTGCCGGAACGCATGGCAAGACCACGACTACCTTCCTGGTCGATCATGTGCTGGCTCATGGCAAGGAAGGCAAGCCCGGACTATTTGCCGGAGGCGTTCGCGCCGATGGCATGGATGGGTTTCGCATCTCGCCGCGCTCGCCGTACTTTGTGATCGAGGGCGATGAATACGACACCGCCTTTTTTGACAGAGGTCCGAAATTTCTGCACTATCGACCGCGCTTCCTGGCGCTTACAGCCATCGAGTATGACCACGCTGACATCTATCCCGATGAAGCGTCCTATATGCAGAGTTACCAGCGTCTGCTGCGCCTGATTCCGTCGCAAGGTCTGGTGGTGGCCTGCGCCAGCGATGCCGGCGTGCGCGCCGCGCTGGATCACTATGATCTGGCGCCCGTCGAGTGGTACGCATCCAAAGAATTTGCGGCGCTCAAGCAAAAGCTATCGCCCCATGGAAAGGTGCAGACCTTCACCCGCGTCGGTCGCAGCGTCTCCTTTGATTTTCCGGGCCGCCTGGAGCGCTTTGCCCTGATTGGCGCTCACAACACCGGCAATGCTCTGGCTGCGGCCCTGATCGGCCGGCAGGTTGGAGTCCCCCAGGAGAAGATTCGTGAAGCGCTGGTCAGTTTTCCGGGAGTCCTGCGCCGTCAGCAAGTGCGTGTGGAGACCGATCGCAGCAAGGGCGCCGGAGGGCCGGTCACCTTTATAGAAGACTTCGCTCATCATCCCACGGCGGTCGCGGCAACCATCGCCGCCTTGCGCGAGGCCTATCCCGGTCGCCGCGTCCACGCGCTCTTTGAGCCGCGCAGCGCCTCCAGTCATCGGTCTGTGTTTCACAAGCAATATGCAACTGCCTTTGCTCAGGCCGATTCCGCCTACCTCTGCGATGTCTTCGATCGCAACAAGGTCGAGGCCGGCCTGCGTCTGGACGTAAAGAAATTGGTCGCCGATATCAAGACGCAGTCGGCAAAGCGCGGCAAGGCGGCGCGCGGTTTTGAGGCGCAGTTTGCCCGCGATCCTGATGCGCTGGTCGAGGTCTTTCGCAAGCGCTTCAAGCCATCCGCAGATGGCGATGTGGTTGTGGCGATGTCCAACGGGGCCTTTGGCGGCATCTACAAGAAGGTCGACGAGTTCATTCGCGGCGTTTAG
- a CDS encoding HD domain-containing protein, translating to MSANYEPIEAPAALLQWLKALGPAAPHLTGESLKFFAAGAPVARAVLPADQLQRRLEHWQQDPPPGWIRQARSGEQWRIWLDLETPDDDFHLLLHSEEAARQECRYSIDRLRFDLQAGLWHGDASDLADLEAARLRPLQDEAGPAAALQAIGAAAMLDFELPEDYLQRARISFRPEAATQLSRKFLNRQLRRLVSGRKPSRGFLYLLQTDILKWFLPELAHGVGLNQNRYHSHDIFYHSIYSCDAAPRNDVTLRLAALFHDLGKVDTRREGPDGEASFHNHEVVSARHSERILRRFGFDPQQARRIRFLVRNHMFHYTDEWTDRAVRRFTRRVSPDVLEDLIRLRLADRKGSGKRHALPRAIKELIRHIDRLRREEAELKIRDLQIDGNDLIAMGMAPGPAMGVLLAEFLQRVKEGELENDAATLRAIASERLAPAGALR from the coding sequence ATGTCGGCCAATTATGAACCCATAGAGGCGCCTGCAGCGTTGCTACAATGGCTCAAAGCGCTTGGCCCCGCGGCGCCGCATTTGACCGGCGAGAGCTTGAAGTTTTTCGCCGCTGGCGCCCCGGTCGCACGCGCCGTGTTGCCAGCCGATCAATTGCAGCGAAGACTTGAGCACTGGCAGCAGGATCCGCCGCCGGGGTGGATTCGGCAGGCGCGCAGCGGGGAGCAGTGGCGCATCTGGCTTGATCTGGAAACGCCTGACGACGATTTTCATCTCTTGTTGCATAGCGAGGAAGCAGCCAGACAGGAGTGCCGCTACAGTATCGATCGGCTGCGCTTTGATTTGCAGGCCGGCCTCTGGCATGGGGACGCTTCGGATCTTGCCGATCTGGAGGCGGCTCGACTCCGCCCGCTTCAGGATGAAGCCGGGCCGGCGGCGGCGCTGCAGGCCATTGGCGCGGCGGCGATGCTTGATTTCGAACTGCCTGAGGACTATTTGCAGAGGGCGCGAATTAGTTTTCGCCCTGAAGCTGCAACACAACTGAGTCGAAAATTTTTGAATCGCCAGCTACGCCGTCTGGTGTCCGGTCGAAAGCCGAGCCGCGGCTTTCTTTATTTGCTGCAGACTGATATCCTGAAATGGTTCCTTCCGGAGCTGGCTCATGGCGTCGGGCTCAATCAGAATCGCTATCACAGCCATGACATTTTCTATCACAGCATCTACAGCTGCGATGCCGCGCCGCGCAACGATGTCACGCTGCGGTTGGCCGCGCTCTTCCACGATCTGGGCAAGGTCGATACGCGCCGCGAAGGACCGGATGGGGAAGCAAGCTTCCACAACCATGAAGTAGTCAGCGCCCGTCATAGCGAACGAATCCTGCGACGCTTCGGCTTTGATCCGCAGCAAGCCCGGCGCATACGATTCCTGGTGCGCAATCACATGTTCCACTATACCGATGAGTGGACGGACCGAGCCGTGCGCCGCTTTACCCGGCGGGTATCGCCGGATGTGCTGGAGGATCTGATTCGCCTGCGCCTTGCCGACCGCAAGGGCAGCGGCAAACGCCATGCGCTGCCCCGGGCCATCAAGGAATTGATCCGTCATATAGACCGGCTGCGGCGCGAAGAGGCTGAATTGAAGATCCGCGACCTGCAGATTGACGGCAACGATCTGATCGCCATGGGCATGGCGCCGGGACCGGCGATGGGCGTACTGCTGGCGGAATTTTTGCAACGAGTCAAGGAAGGCGAATTGGAAAACGATGCTGCGACGCTGCGCGCTATCGCCAGTGAGCGATTGGCGCCGGCGGGAGCGCTGCGATGA
- the tpx gene encoding thiol peroxidase: MATVTHKGATLRLEGDLPAVGQNAPDFKVVRDDLSEVSLKDFNGKVKVLVAVPSLDTPVCAKETREFNARASALKDTAVIVVSGDLPFAMKRFCSTEGLANVTPGSQFRDAAFSRSYGTLIAEGGLRGLSARAVFVVDKNDRLSYVELVPDIAQEPNYEQALKAAASAAG, from the coding sequence ATGGCTACAGTGACCCATAAAGGCGCAACCCTGCGGTTGGAAGGCGATTTGCCTGCCGTCGGTCAGAATGCCCCCGACTTTAAGGTCGTTCGTGATGATTTGAGCGAGGTCTCGCTAAAGGATTTCAACGGCAAGGTGAAGGTGCTGGTCGCTGTGCCCAGCCTGGATACTCCCGTCTGCGCCAAAGAAACCCGCGAATTCAATGCGCGCGCTTCGGCGCTCAAGGATACAGCGGTCATCGTCGTTTCTGGCGATCTGCCGTTCGCCATGAAGCGTTTCTGTTCGACGGAGGGTCTGGCGAATGTCACTCCTGGCTCGCAGTTTCGAGACGCCGCATTTTCGCGAAGCTACGGCACTTTGATAGCTGAAGGCGGACTGCGCGGACTCTCAGCGCGCGCTGTGTTTGTCGTCGATAAGAATGATCGACTGAGCTACGTCGAGTTGGTCCCCGATATTGCGCAAGAGCCAAATTACGAGCAGGCGCTCAAGGCGGCGGCCTCCGCGGCCGGCTGA
- a CDS encoding bifunctional oligoribonuclease/PAP phosphatase NrnA, whose product MNAPRRPLFEKLAARLARADRFLITTHRNPDPDGLGAELALQYLLRKQGKDALIYNHDPLMSRLGFLDEEKQTRSSQDAFEPGALEGRTVVMVDNSDLARAGDAGRLVLPDLSNLVVIDHHDGMHGAVDVHFLSADCGSTSEMVFELLEMHSIPIPLPIARALYAGIVIDTGHFRYRKTRPRTHQIAARLLEIGVAPDQMADRLLGSWPTARLRGRAFLYQHMHVDQEDGVAWFAIRKSELIDAGCTGDDIEGLVNELLEPDEIEAAILFTEREAGVTRVSARSKGDVDLLPASGKYGGGGHKNACGATIPLDLEPAVEEFIPAVAACVRSARAATSRSAP is encoded by the coding sequence ATGAACGCACCCCGTCGGCCCTTGTTCGAAAAGCTTGCCGCACGCCTGGCGCGCGCCGATCGCTTCTTGATCACCACCCACCGCAACCCGGACCCCGATGGCCTGGGCGCCGAGCTGGCCCTGCAATATCTGCTAAGAAAACAGGGCAAAGACGCCCTGATATACAATCATGATCCGTTGATGAGTCGTCTTGGCTTTCTGGACGAGGAGAAACAAACGCGCAGTTCGCAGGACGCCTTCGAGCCGGGGGCGCTGGAAGGTCGGACCGTTGTGATGGTGGATAACTCCGATCTGGCTCGCGCCGGCGACGCCGGTCGCCTGGTGCTGCCTGACCTGTCCAATCTGGTAGTCATTGACCATCACGACGGAATGCATGGCGCCGTAGACGTCCATTTCCTGAGCGCCGATTGCGGCTCAACTTCTGAAATGGTCTTTGAACTGCTGGAGATGCATAGCATTCCGATTCCCTTGCCAATTGCCCGCGCGCTGTATGCCGGGATTGTCATCGATACGGGGCATTTTCGCTACCGCAAGACCAGGCCTCGCACCCACCAGATTGCCGCCCGATTGCTGGAGATTGGCGTCGCACCAGACCAGATGGCCGATCGCCTGCTTGGCAGCTGGCCAACAGCGCGCCTGCGCGGCCGCGCCTTCCTGTATCAGCATATGCATGTGGATCAGGAAGACGGCGTTGCGTGGTTTGCAATTCGCAAATCCGAATTGATTGATGCAGGCTGCACAGGCGACGACATTGAAGGGCTCGTAAACGAATTGCTGGAGCCGGATGAAATCGAGGCGGCCATTCTCTTTACGGAGCGCGAAGCTGGCGTAACGCGCGTCTCTGCGCGCAGCAAAGGCGATGTCGATCTGCTGCCTGCCAGCGGAAAGTACGGCGGAGGCGGGCACAAAAACGCCTGTGGCGCCACAATTCCGCTCGACCTGGAACCGGCGGTTGAAGAGTTTATTCCGGCTGTTGCGGCCTGTGTGCGCAGCGCGCGCGCCGCAACAAGTCGATCCGCGCCTTGA
- a CDS encoding glycosyltransferase, translating into MNIVIFTDTYLPKIDGVGISVSNFSRLLAARGHHVTICAPEYEATESISPPSGVEILRFKNAPLPSYPEIKVVLPSQKKIRKAMTEPRADLIHIQSPGLLGQYGVLAARMYGVPLIGTYHTLVSEQETYVSLYRLLKVDTLLNYFTSNKKVKKRLDKVERKEAKSLKKRIIMNLVNRMYDQCELVISPSHLIREELIESGLRKPVEVVSNGMDLTKFRGSVKDRPASPPRFLHVGRISYEKNCEVVLKAFALVREKIPDATLDIVGDGPAITSLKIEANHLDIAGHVRFHGFVKHEDLPDLYPQYDVQITASTMETQGLVVLESMACGLPCIGVDAFALPELIHDNRNGFIVEPFDHIRMAERAIELVSDAAMFRRFSERSLEIASEHEINKCADKLETVYRLVAERKLHA; encoded by the coding sequence ATGAATATCGTAATCTTTACAGATACCTACCTCCCCAAGATCGATGGCGTCGGCATTTCGGTCAGTAATTTCTCGCGCCTGCTTGCGGCCCGCGGCCACCATGTGACAATCTGCGCGCCGGAGTACGAGGCAACGGAATCCATTTCGCCGCCGTCGGGCGTTGAGATCCTGCGCTTCAAGAATGCGCCGCTGCCTTCTTATCCCGAAATCAAGGTGGTCCTGCCTTCGCAGAAGAAAATCCGCAAGGCAATGACCGAACCCAGGGCGGACTTAATCCACATACAATCGCCCGGCCTGCTGGGCCAGTATGGCGTGCTGGCGGCGCGCATGTATGGCGTGCCGCTAATCGGGACCTACCACACCCTGGTCTCCGAACAAGAAACCTATGTATCGCTTTATCGATTGCTCAAAGTAGATACCTTGTTGAATTACTTCACTTCGAATAAGAAAGTGAAGAAGCGTTTGGACAAAGTAGAGCGCAAGGAAGCCAAGAGCCTCAAAAAGCGAATCATCATGAACCTGGTCAACCGCATGTACGATCAATGCGAACTGGTCATCAGCCCCAGCCACCTGATTCGCGAGGAGTTGATCGAGTCCGGGCTGCGCAAGCCGGTTGAAGTCGTCTCCAATGGCATGGACCTGACCAAATTCCGCGGCTCGGTAAAGGATCGTCCGGCCAGCCCGCCTCGCTTCCTGCACGTGGGCCGCATTTCCTATGAAAAAAACTGCGAGGTGGTGTTGAAGGCTTTTGCCCTGGTGCGCGAGAAAATTCCGGATGCCACTCTGGACATAGTTGGCGACGGACCGGCCATAACCTCGCTTAAGATTGAAGCCAACCACCTCGACATCGCCGGCCATGTTCGCTTTCACGGATTCGTAAAGCACGAGGACTTGCCCGATCTTTACCCGCAATATGACGTACAGATCACGGCCTCAACCATGGAAACGCAAGGATTGGTTGTTCTCGAATCTATGGCCTGCGGCCTACCCTGCATTGGCGTCGACGCCTTCGCGTTGCCAGAGCTGATTCATGACAACCGCAACGGCTTCATAGTGGAGCCCTTTGATCACATTCGCATGGCCGAGCGCGCCATCGAACTGGTCAGCGACGCGGCCATGTTCCGCCGTTTTTCCGAGCGCAGCCTGGAAATTGCCAGCGAACACGAAATCAACAAATGCGCGGACAAACTGGAGACCGTCTACCGACTGGTAGCGGAGCGAAAACTCCACGCCTGA
- a CDS encoding response regulator transcription factor yields MTQVVTQEKKKVLIVEDHPLMVEGLTIAINRTPDLGVCGSAETIAEALKKIESAAPDVLILDLNLKSEENGLQSISKLRELHPALPILVHSMHTEHTYIERSLNAGARGYVNKREGNEALLAAIRKALKNETYLNPENASRIVDRLFQGQPETRREPVQNLSNRELEIFEMIGRGSSTREIAQALALSVSTIETHRANIKSKLKLQSNSQLVKAAVEWVLRSSGSA; encoded by the coding sequence ATGACTCAGGTCGTGACCCAGGAAAAGAAAAAGGTCCTGATAGTTGAAGACCATCCCTTGATGGTCGAGGGGCTGACGATTGCCATCAACCGCACGCCGGACCTTGGAGTCTGCGGCAGCGCCGAGACAATAGCCGAGGCGCTAAAGAAAATTGAGAGCGCAGCCCCAGATGTCCTGATACTCGACCTCAATCTGAAAAGCGAAGAAAACGGACTGCAATCGATCAGCAAGCTGCGCGAGCTACATCCCGCACTGCCGATTCTGGTGCATTCGATGCACACCGAGCATACTTATATCGAGCGCTCGCTCAATGCCGGGGCGCGCGGCTATGTCAACAAGCGCGAAGGCAATGAGGCCCTGCTGGCTGCCATTCGAAAGGCGCTCAAGAATGAGACCTATTTGAATCCCGAAAATGCCAGTCGCATTGTCGATCGTCTCTTTCAGGGACAGCCGGAAACGCGGCGCGAGCCGGTACAGAATCTTTCCAATCGCGAGCTTGAAATTTTCGAAATGATCGGCCGCGGATCAAGCACCAGAGAAATAGCGCAAGCTTTAGCGCTCAGCGTGTCGACGATCGAAACGCATCGCGCTAATATCAAAAGCAAGCTGAAACTACAGAGTAACAGTCAGCTGGTCAAGGCTGCAGTGGAGTGGGTGCTGCGCTCCTCTGGCAGCGCCTGA
- the hpt gene encoding hypoxanthine phosphoribosyltransferase codes for MSEPASIPDLPVLISSAAVAARINEMAQTIAADYAGKALTLVGILKGAFVFLADLSRRLPLPLWIDFIEVSSYGAAASSSGAVKLVRDLSHDPAGRHILLVEDIVDTGLTMHYLYDMFRARGALSVEAAALLVRSGKRSGLPGLRYTGFELDTEAFVAGYGMDYSGLFRNIPDVVRLDEPSRFDSLR; via the coding sequence ATGAGCGAACCCGCGTCAATCCCGGATCTGCCAGTCTTGATTTCCTCGGCGGCGGTGGCCGCCCGCATCAACGAAATGGCGCAGACGATTGCCGCAGATTACGCCGGCAAGGCGCTTACACTGGTTGGCATATTGAAGGGTGCATTTGTCTTCCTGGCGGACCTGTCGCGGCGCCTGCCGTTGCCGCTGTGGATCGACTTTATCGAGGTAAGCTCCTACGGCGCGGCGGCAAGCAGCTCCGGGGCCGTGAAGCTGGTGCGCGATCTAAGCCACGATCCGGCCGGCAGGCACATCCTGCTGGTGGAAGATATTGTGGATACCGGCCTGACCATGCACTACCTCTACGACATGTTTCGCGCACGCGGCGCCCTATCAGTGGAGGCTGCGGCGCTACTGGTGCGTTCCGGGAAACGCAGCGGCCTGCCGGGACTGCGCTATACAGGATTTGAACTCGATACAGAAGCCTTTGTTGCTGGCTACGGCATGGATTATTCCGGGTTGTTTCGCAATATACCGGACGTTGTTCGTCTTGATGAACCCTCGCGCTTTGATTCGCTGCGCTGA